The window GCGGTACTGGGAGCGGCGGTCCTGGCGGCGGGAGGCGGACTCGTCGGACTCCCGGCCCCGACCGCCGCGGCGGCGACCTCGAACGCGAGCACGGGCCACGGCGGCTACCGGGACCTCCCCGTCCCGACCGTGATCGGCCACCGGGGCGCCTCCGGCTACCGGCCCGAGCACACCCTCGGCTCGTACCGGCTGGCCCTCGACCTGGGCGCCGACGTCATCGAGCAGGACCTCGTCCCCACCAAGGACGGCCACCTCGTGTGCCGCCACGAGAACGAGATCGGCGGCACCACCGACGTCGCCGACCACCCCGCGTTCGCCTCCCGGCGCGTCACCAAGACCGTCGACGGGGTCTCCGTCACGGGCTGGTTCACCGAGGACTTCACGCTCGCCGAACTGAAGACGCTCCGTGCCAAGGAACGCATCCCCGCCGTCCGTCGGCGCAACACGCTCTACGACGGCCGGTGGGCCGTGCCCACCTTCGAGGAGGTGCTGCGCTGGGCGGACCGCGAGGGCGAACGCCGGGGCAGGCGGATCTGGCTGCACGTCGAGACCAAGCACCCCACCTACTTCCGGGGGCTGGGCCTGGGCCTGGAGGAGCCGCTGGCCCGACTGCTGCGCCGGTACGGCCGCGACGGCCGCGACGCGCCCCTCTTCCTCCAGTCGTTCGAACCGTCCAGCATCCAGCGGCTCGCCCGGCTGGTCTCGGCGCCCCGCGTGGTGCTGCTGTCGGCCGCGAACACCCGC of the Streptomyces sp. NBC_01426 genome contains:
- a CDS encoding glycerophosphodiester phosphodiesterase — encoded protein: MTQGGTARRAVLGAAVLAAGGGLVGLPAPTAAAATSNASTGHGGYRDLPVPTVIGHRGASGYRPEHTLGSYRLALDLGADVIEQDLVPTKDGHLVCRHENEIGGTTDVADHPAFASRRVTKTVDGVSVTGWFTEDFTLAELKTLRAKERIPAVRRRNTLYDGRWAVPTFEEVLRWADREGERRGRRIWLHVETKHPTYFRGLGLGLEEPLARLLRRYGRDGRDAPLFLQSFEPSSIQRLARLVSAPRVVLLSAANTRPWDFEVAGDPRTVADLVTPDGLKWIAGFAQGIGPTLDLIVPRTADGRLGTSTTLVRDAHARGLVLHPYTARNENTFLPAEYRKGTDPADYGDAFGAFRRYFELGIDGIFTDNPDTGLLAAEDFRPGRGGRR